Proteins found in one Pseudochaenichthys georgianus chromosome 13, fPseGeo1.2, whole genome shotgun sequence genomic segment:
- the LOC117457511 gene encoding NADPH oxidase 4: MVVSVRSWVANEGGKHLVLMLWLGANTWLFLKTFLLYSTGQQYHYLYKMLGLGLCISRASASVLNLNCSLVLLPMCRSLLTFVRGTHMVSSRETRRLLDKSKTFHVACGVSICIFSVVHVSAHLANVVNFSVSYSEDFPALNLARYRGEDPKLIILTTIPGVTGVLLVLILFLMFTSSSYCVRLSNYEIFWYTHNLFIVFYIILMVHMVGGALKYQTNLEGHPPGCLGANQSSTEQQGEELEAGEDEERRCGEEAHFQPHYPQTWLWVSGPLCLYCAERFYRYIRSSDPVTIVTVIRHPCDVIELRMLKKHFKARPGQYIVLNCPGVSSFENHPFTLTTCPTENKETFGVHLRVVGDWTERFTQLLLPEPRIDLEILPMVQQRRYPKLYVDGPFGSPSEEVFNYDVSVCVAGGIGVTPFACVLHALLDGWTGFRLQRLYFVWVCRELKSFYWFAELLCALHHKLWQENRPDYFNLKLYVSQTDNLQSMSEEKYRPLTSRLLVGRPRWNLLFDEIGKTNKHKRVGVFCCGPKGISKTLHRLCNSARSSGTTFEFNKESFS; this comes from the exons atGCTGTGGTTGGGAGCAAACACCTGGCTCTTCTTAAAGACCTTTCTGCTGTACTCCACTGGACAGCAGTATCACTACCTCTACAAGATGCTCGGG CTAGGGCTGTGCATCAGCAGGGCATCTGCGTCTGTGCTGAACCTGAACTGCAGCTTGGTGCTGCTGCCCATGTGTCGCTCCCTGCTCACCTTTGTCCGCGGAACACACATG GTATCGAGCAGAGAAACTCGCAGACTGCTGGACAAGAGCAAGACCTTTCATGTGGCATGTGGAGTTTCCATCTGCATCTTCTCTG TTGTACATGTGTCTGCCCACCTGGCGAACGTTGTCAACTTCAGTGTGAGCTACTCAGAGGATTTTCCTGCTCTCAATTTGGCTCGCTACAGAGGAGAG GACCCCAAACTGATCATTTTGACCACAA TCCCAGGAGTCACGGGCGTCCTGTTGGTTCTCATCCTCTTCCTGATGTTCACCTCATCCTCCTACTGCGTACG GTTGTCCAACTATGAGATCTTCTGGTACACACACAACCTCTTCATTGTTTTCTACATCATCCTCATGGTGCACATGGTCGG AGGAGCTCTGAAGTATCAGACCAACTTAGAGGGCCACCCTCCTGGCTGCCTCggagccaatcagagcagcaCGGAGCAGCAGGGTGAGGAGCTGGAGGCGGGTGAGGACGAAGAGAGAAGATGCGGAGAGGAGGCTCACTTCCAGCCGCACTAccctcag ACATGGCTTTGGGTGTCCGGCCCTCTCTGTCTTTACTGTGCCGAGCGTTTCTACCGCTACATCCGGAGCAGCGACCCTGTAACCATAGTGACAGTCATCAGGCACCCCTGTGATGTCATCGAGTTGCGCATGCTGAAGAAACACTTTAAAGCTCGACCTGGACAG TATATTGTTCTTAACTGTCCAGGTGTCTCTTCATTTGAGAACCATCCCTTCACACTCACAACG TGTCCCACAGAGAACAAGGAAACGTTTGGCGTTCATCTCCGAGTCGTGGGAGACTGGACTG AGCGGTTCACACAGCTGTTACTTCCTGAACCAAGGATAGACTTGGAGATCCTTCCCATGGTGCAACAGAGGAGATACCCaaa GCTTTACGTGGACGGTCCCTTTGGAAGTCCATCAGAGGAAGTGTTTAACTACGACGTCAGTGTTTGTGTCGCGGGTGGAATAGGAGTCACGCCTTTTGCCTGCGTACTGCATGCTCTTCT TGACGGGTGGACAGGTTTCAGGTTGCAGAGGTTGTACTTTGTGTGGGTCTGCAGGGAGCTCAAGTCCTTCTACTGGTTTGCTGAGCTGCTGTGTGCCCTTCATCACAAG CTTTGGCAGGAAAACCGACCGGACTACTTTAATCTGAAACTGTAcgtcagtcagacagacaacCTGCAG AGCATGTCGGAGGAGAAGTACCGTCCACTCACCTCGAGGCTGCTGGTTGGTCGGCCCAGGTGGAATTTACTGTTTGATGAGATCGGGAAGACCAATAAGCA TAAGCGGGTTGGGGTTTTCTGTTGCGGACCAAAGGGCATCTCCAAGACTCTTCACAGACTGTGTAACTCAGCCCGATCCTCTGGAACAACCTTTGAATTCAACAAGGAGTCCTTCAGCTGA
- the tyr gene encoding tyrosinase, which produces MKNLYVSVVLLQLIGTCLCQYPRPCANSEGLRTKECCPVWDGDGSQCGAMSGRGFCTEVEVSDEPHGPQYPHSGIDDRERWPLAFFNRTCRCAGNYGGYNCGECRFGYWGSNCAEYRESVRRNILTMSPAEQQKFTSYLNLAKNTINADYVISTATRAEMGENGENPLFSDINSYDLFVWMHYYVSRDAFLGGPGNVWRDIDFAHESAAFLPWHRVFLLHWENEIRKLTGDFNFTIPYWDWRDAQTCEVCTDALMGGRSPLNPNLISPASVFSSWKVVCTNPEEYNSREALCNATGEGPLLRNPGNHDRNRVQRLPTTADVDFTVGLSEYESGSMDRFANGSFRNVIEGFASPTSGMAAAGQSTMHNALHVFMNGSMSSVQGSANDPVFLLHHAFIDSIFERWLRTHQPLRTHYPRSNAPIGHNDGYYMVPFLPLYRNGDYFLSDKALGFEYAYLLDPGQRFVQEYLTPYLEQAQQIWQWLLGAGILGALIAAIFAAVLIVARRKWKRNQRRKRVPSFGERQPLLQSSSEEGSSSYQTNL; this is translated from the exons ATGAAGAACTTGTACGTATCTGTAGTTCTGCTGCAGCTCATTGGGACTTGTTTATGCCAATACCCTCGCCCATGTGCCAACTCAGAAGGCCTACGGACCAAAGAGTGTTGCCCTGTGTGGGACGGGGATGGCTCACAATGCGGTGCTATGTCAGGACGTGGTTTCTGCACCGAGGTCGAGGTCTCCGATGAGCCCCATGGGCCCCAGTACCCCCACAGTGGGATTGACGACAGAGAGCGATGGCCTTTAGCTTTCTTTAACCGGACTTGTCGTTGTGCTGGAAACTATGGAGGTTATAACTGTGGTGAATGCAGGTTTGGTTACTGGGGTTCAAACTGTGCTGAGTACAGGGAGTCAGTGCGCAGGAACATCCTGACCATGTCACCTGCAGAGCAACAGAAGTTCACCTCTTATCTGAACCTGGCAAAGAACACCATCAACGCTGACTATGTGATCTCAACGGCAACAAGAGCAGAGATGGGGGAAAACGGTGAGAACCCCCTGTTCTCTGACATCAACTCCTATGATCTCTTTGTCTGGATGCACTACTACGTGTCCCGGGACGCCTTCTTGGGAGGGCCAGGGAACGTGTGGAGAGATATTGACTTTGCCCATGAATCTGCTGCATTCTTGCCATGGCACCGAGTCTTCCTGCTCCACTGGGAGAATGAGATAAGAAAGCTGACTGGAGATTTTAACTTCACTATCCCATACTGGGACTGGAGGGATGCCCAGACCTGTGAGGTATGCACTGACGCTCTGATGGGGGGACGCAGCCCCCTCAATCCCAACCTCATCAGCCCCGCTTCAGTCTTCTCCTCATGGAAG gtggtcTGCACCAATCCCGAGGAGTACAACAGCAGAGAGGCCTTGTGTAACGCCACAGGGGAGGGTCCACTGCTGCGCAACCCTGGCAACCATGACCGCAACCGCGTGCAGAGACTCCCCACAACAGCTGATGTGGATTTCACTGTGGGCCTCTCGGAGTACGAGTCGGGATCCATGGACAGATTCGCCAATGGGAGCTTTAGAAACGTCATAGAGG GCTTTGCCAGTCCGACGTCAGGTATGGCAGCTGCAGGCCAGAGCACCATGCACAACGCCCTGCATGTCTTCATGAACGGCTCCATGTCCTCAGTGCAGGGCTCAGCCAACGACCCTGTATTCCTGCTGCACCATGCTTTCATTGACAG CATCTTTGAGCGCTGGCTCAGAACCCACCAGCCTCTCCGGACCCACTACCCACGATCCAATGCCCCCATCGGCCACAATGACGGTTACTACATGGTGCCCTTCTTGCCTCTGTACAGAAATGGAGACTACTTCCTGTCCGATAAGGCTCTAGGATTTGAGTATGCCTACCTGTTGGACCCTG GCCAGAGGTTTGTTCAGGAGTATCTGACGCCATACCTGGAGCAGGCCCAGCAAATCTGGCAATGGCTTCTGGGAGCCGGGATCCTCGGGGCGCTGATCGCTGCAATTTTCGCCGCGGTGCTTATTGTTGCAAGAAGGAAGTGGAAGCGTAaccagaggaggaagagggtgCCGAGCTTTGGAGAGAGACAGCCATTACTGCAGAGCAGCTCAGAGGAAGGCTCATCTTCATACCAGACTAATCTGTAA